A portion of the Rhodopseudomonas sp. BAL398 genome contains these proteins:
- a CDS encoding molybdopterin-dependent oxidoreductase, with translation MKSKAPSTITTGLSVCPHDCPSACALEVELLNPRTIGRIRGAKSNSYTLGVICEKVARYAERIHHPERLLYPLKRIGAKGAGEFARISWAEALDLTAAAFLKAEQEHGAESVWPFYFAGTMGLVMRDGIERLRRAKGYSGMYATYCTALSWAGYHAGVGRLAGVDPRELQKSDLIVVWGGNPVNTQVNVMTHVGIARKTRGAKLACVDIYDTGTMKQADIKLLIRPGTDGALACAIMHVLFRDGHADRDYLAQYTDCPDEFERHLADKTPEWAARICDIAETEIEAFAALIGSTPRSFFRIGYGFTRSRNGAVNMHAVTSIPAVTGAWQHEGGGALHTNSGMYQWDKTLIEGRDADVPSGRMLDQSRIGAVLLGDASDLQGGPLVKAMLVQNTNPASVAPDQNQVKAGLSREDLFLCVHEQFMTETARYADVVLPATMFLEHDDIYQGGGHQHIMLGRKLVEAPGECRSNHEVIAALAQRVGASHRGFAMTPRDIIDETLTASGRPGLDRLEAESWIDVQTDFSTAHQIAGFGHSDGKYHFKPDWRQTAAYLGTRPLGPCQSLPAFPDHYPAIEEATDAFPFRLATSPARTFLNSTFTETPSSVKREHRPTVFVHPDDLAAAGLVSGDKVKLGSARGQVTLHCQSHPGQRRGVLIAESIWPNDAFEDGCGINTLTGADQPAPAGGGSFHDNRVWLQKA, from the coding sequence ATGAAATCAAAGGCGCCGTCCACCATTACGACCGGCCTGTCGGTCTGCCCGCATGATTGCCCGTCGGCCTGCGCCCTGGAAGTCGAACTGCTGAATCCGCGCACCATCGGCCGAATCAGAGGCGCCAAGAGCAATTCATATACGCTGGGCGTCATCTGCGAGAAGGTCGCACGTTACGCCGAGCGCATTCATCACCCTGAACGATTGCTTTATCCGCTCAAGCGGATTGGAGCGAAGGGCGCCGGTGAATTCGCGCGGATCTCCTGGGCCGAGGCACTCGACCTGACCGCCGCCGCATTCCTGAAGGCCGAGCAAGAGCACGGCGCGGAAAGCGTCTGGCCGTTCTATTTCGCCGGCACGATGGGGCTGGTGATGCGCGATGGCATCGAACGGCTGCGCCGTGCCAAGGGTTATTCCGGCATGTACGCGACCTATTGCACGGCGCTGTCATGGGCCGGCTATCATGCCGGCGTCGGCCGCCTTGCCGGGGTCGACCCCCGCGAGTTGCAGAAATCGGATCTGATCGTGGTGTGGGGCGGCAATCCGGTGAACACCCAGGTCAATGTGATGACCCATGTCGGCATCGCGCGCAAAACCCGCGGCGCCAAGCTCGCCTGCGTCGATATTTACGACACCGGCACGATGAAGCAGGCCGACATCAAGCTGCTGATCCGTCCCGGCACCGACGGCGCGCTGGCCTGCGCCATCATGCATGTGTTGTTTCGCGACGGCCACGCCGACCGCGATTATCTAGCGCAATACACCGACTGCCCCGATGAATTCGAACGCCACCTCGCCGACAAGACGCCCGAATGGGCCGCCCGCATCTGCGATATCGCCGAGACCGAGATCGAAGCCTTCGCGGCGCTGATCGGTTCGACACCGCGCAGCTTCTTCCGCATCGGCTATGGCTTCACCCGCTCGCGCAACGGCGCCGTCAACATGCATGCGGTGACCTCGATCCCGGCCGTCACCGGCGCATGGCAGCATGAAGGCGGCGGCGCGCTGCATACCAACAGCGGCATGTACCAATGGGACAAGACCCTGATCGAGGGCCGCGACGCCGATGTGCCGTCGGGCCGCATGCTCGACCAATCGCGGATCGGCGCGGTGTTGCTCGGGGACGCAAGCGATCTGCAGGGCGGCCCGCTGGTGAAAGCGATGCTGGTGCAAAACACCAACCCGGCTTCCGTCGCGCCCGATCAGAACCAGGTCAAGGCGGGCCTTTCGCGCGAAGACCTGTTTCTGTGCGTGCACGAGCAGTTCATGACCGAGACGGCGCGCTACGCCGATGTGGTGCTGCCGGCCACCATGTTTCTCGAACATGACGACATCTATCAGGGCGGCGGCCATCAACACATCATGCTGGGGCGCAAACTGGTCGAGGCTCCGGGCGAATGCCGCAGCAATCACGAGGTGATCGCCGCATTGGCGCAGCGCGTCGGCGCCAGCCACCGCGGCTTCGCCATGACGCCGCGCGACATCATTGATGAAACGCTGACGGCCTCGGGGCGGCCGGGCCTGGATCGGCTCGAAGCCGAGAGCTGGATCGATGTTCAGACCGATTTTTCCACCGCGCATCAGATCGCGGGTTTCGGTCATTCCGACGGCAAATATCATTTCAAGCCGGATTGGCGCCAAACCGCAGCCTATCTGGGGACCCGGCCACTCGGCCCGTGCCAGTCCCTGCCCGCCTTTCCCGATCATTATCCGGCGATCGAGGAAGCGACCGACGCGTTTCCGTTCCGCCTCGCCACCAGCCCGGCGCGGACGTTTCTCAATTCGACCTTCACCGAGACCCCCTCCAGCGTGAAGCGCGAGCACCGGCCCACCGTGTTCGTGCATCCCGATGACCTCGCCGCCGCCGGGCTGGTGTCCGGCGACAAGGTCAAGCTCGGCAGCGCCCGCGGCCAGGTGACGCTGCATTGCCAATCCCACCCCGGCCAGCGCCGCGGCGTCCTGATCGCGGAATCGATCTGGCCTAATGACGCGTTCGAGGACGGCTGCGGCATCAACACGCTGACCGGCGCCGATCAGCCGGCCCCGGCCGGCGGCGGCAGCTTCCACGACAACCGGGTGTGGCTGCAGAAGGCGTGA
- a CDS encoding biotin-independent malonate decarboxylase subunit beta, which produces MPNWTKIQTSSFLESNARDRAIGLVDEGSFVELIGPFDRFCSPHLVTLGEAVEFDDGIVTGVGKIGQRPVFVISQEGRFIGGSVGEVGGAKMVGTIDQAIAFYDSLIAEFPELPDAQRPLVAISFETGGVRLHEANAGLLAHAEVMDAIQRARHKVPIVALIGSRIGCFGGMGFVAAATDAIIMSEFGRLGLTGPEVIEQEMGKDEFDSSNRALVYRTTGGRHKYVMGDCNFLVDDTVASFRAQLTELTLLPIAEFESLRRIGSEALVEKQLRGVALAVTIAPTDSRDVWRYAGNNDPIGLADGPIADFRKTVKRLVL; this is translated from the coding sequence ATGCCCAATTGGACCAAGATTCAGACAAGCTCTTTTCTGGAGAGCAACGCGCGTGATCGGGCGATCGGCCTCGTCGATGAAGGTAGCTTCGTCGAGCTGATCGGACCGTTCGACCGCTTCTGCAGCCCGCATCTCGTCACCCTCGGCGAAGCCGTCGAATTCGACGACGGCATCGTCACCGGTGTCGGCAAGATCGGCCAGCGGCCGGTGTTCGTGATTTCGCAGGAAGGCCGCTTCATCGGCGGTTCGGTCGGCGAAGTCGGCGGCGCCAAGATGGTCGGCACCATCGATCAGGCGATCGCATTCTATGACAGCCTGATCGCCGAATTCCCCGAGCTGCCCGACGCGCAGCGGCCGCTGGTGGCGATCTCGTTCGAGACCGGCGGCGTGCGTCTGCACGAAGCCAATGCCGGGCTGCTCGCCCACGCCGAGGTGATGGATGCGATCCAGCGCGCGCGGCACAAGGTGCCAATCGTGGCGCTGATCGGTTCGCGGATCGGCTGCTTCGGCGGCATGGGCTTCGTCGCCGCCGCGACCGACGCGATCATCATGAGCGAGTTCGGCCGTCTCGGCCTGACCGGCCCGGAAGTGATCGAGCAGGAGATGGGCAAGGACGAGTTCGACAGTTCGAATCGCGCGCTGGTCTATCGCACCACGGGCGGCCGCCACAAATACGTGATGGGCGACTGTAACTTCCTGGTCGACGACACGGTGGCGTCGTTCCGCGCGCAGCTCACCGAGCTGACCTTGCTGCCGATCGCCGAATTCGAGTCGCTGCGTCGCATCGGTTCCGAAGCTTTGGTGGAGAAGCAGCTGCGCGGCGTCGCGCTCGCGGTGACGATCGCCCCGACCGACTCCCGCGACGTCTGGCGCTATGCCGGCAACAACGACCCGATCGGCCTCGCCGACGGTCCCATCGCGGATTTCCGCAAGACCGTCAAACGCCTGGTTCTTTGA
- a CDS encoding AMP-binding protein has protein sequence MSDALDQYAAAADAFSTAPTLAEMPRRTLADKGIAGPTAAHVIEEIHTPFNLAYVTFTTGSSAFQNIVGVAHTEIEARCEATRRVMEAIGAKPGDRMFVTYPPLVNVFSKEALDRCGIEWFFLERSSRAAFISTFCRERPDIVLGESSFIRASLAEAKQLGLAADLPAACRIVVAGTPLDLDLLTEVAAQGYQVHDLYGCQEFGWLTLNGRPVRDDLSFVPSPAGDGFRELVVGGLPMGDSFPISESGHVCDPAGKVITYRRRRTYPEYEVVITKTPVASHETLDRAARTILRIKSRVVKIATDLQTSCDATELRLVPGFGSADSIEAAQLLITGPVATQALDDLVRAQMEVQSTSKTDPVWHKKR, from the coding sequence ATGTCAGACGCACTTGATCAATACGCTGCCGCGGCCGATGCCTTCAGCACGGCGCCGACCTTGGCCGAAATGCCCCGCCGTACGCTCGCGGACAAGGGCATTGCGGGGCCGACGGCGGCGCATGTGATCGAGGAGATCCACACCCCCTTCAACCTTGCCTATGTCACCTTCACCACCGGATCGTCGGCGTTCCAAAACATCGTCGGCGTCGCCCACACCGAAATCGAAGCCCGGTGCGAGGCGACCCGGCGGGTGATGGAGGCGATTGGCGCCAAACCGGGCGACCGGATGTTCGTGACCTATCCGCCGCTGGTCAACGTGTTCTCGAAAGAGGCGCTGGACCGTTGCGGCATCGAATGGTTCTTCCTCGAGCGCTCGAGCCGCGCCGCTTTCATCTCGACGTTCTGCCGAGAGCGGCCCGATATCGTGCTCGGCGAATCGTCCTTCATTCGCGCCAGTCTGGCCGAAGCCAAGCAGCTCGGCCTCGCTGCCGATCTGCCGGCGGCCTGTCGCATCGTGGTTGCCGGTACGCCGCTCGATCTCGATCTGCTGACCGAGGTCGCGGCGCAGGGCTATCAGGTCCATGACCTCTATGGCTGCCAAGAATTTGGCTGGTTGACGCTGAACGGTCGGCCGGTGCGCGACGACCTGTCCTTCGTGCCGTCGCCGGCCGGTGACGGATTTCGCGAATTGGTGGTCGGCGGCCTGCCGATGGGCGACAGCTTCCCGATTTCGGAATCCGGTCACGTCTGCGATCCGGCCGGCAAGGTCATCACCTATCGCCGCCGGCGCACCTATCCGGAATATGAGGTGGTGATTACCAAGACGCCGGTGGCCTCGCATGAGACGCTGGATCGCGCCGCGCGCACCATCTTACGCATCAAGAGTCGCGTGGTGAAGATCGCGACCGATCTTCAGACCTCGTGCGACGCCACGGAATTGCGGCTGGTGCCTGGTTTCGGCAGCGCCGACAGCATCGAGGCTGCGCAACTCCTCATCACCGGGCCGGTGGCGACACAGGCTCTCGACGATCTGGTTCGGGCTCAGATGGAGGTGCAGTCGACCTCCAAGACCGATCCGGTCTGGCACAAGAAGCGCTGA
- a CDS encoding biotin--[acetyl-CoA-carboxylase] ligase, with protein MVRFVDIIPDATRLGAVERGYGIGRTILHVAEIDSTNRALIDLGKTGVEHGTVLVANHQTRGRGKGSRSWFSTQSGSLCVSVLIRTGRPIEQASQLTLLGAVALWEAVADQAGIAASIKWPNDLLVDGRKISGILAEAHTDPAGELDFVVLGFGLNLAIAEADFPEDIRSTAISLSTLARRPIEPLQILGGFLDALAVWLPLWESVGVSAFASTWTRHAESLGQIVRLIDGDEPIMARLLGLADDGALRIQDETGTIRLVHSGEIATGIPVGRGLDQISKNLTGVLT; from the coding sequence ATGGTCCGCTTCGTTGACATCATCCCGGACGCGACACGCCTCGGCGCCGTTGAGCGGGGCTATGGCATCGGGCGGACCATTCTTCATGTCGCCGAGATCGACAGCACCAACCGTGCCCTGATCGACCTCGGCAAGACCGGCGTCGAACACGGCACCGTCCTGGTCGCGAACCACCAGACCCGCGGTCGCGGCAAGGGCTCGCGATCCTGGTTCTCCACGCAGTCCGGCAGTCTGTGCGTTTCGGTTTTGATCCGCACCGGCCGGCCGATCGAGCAGGCGTCGCAATTGACTTTGCTCGGTGCGGTCGCGCTCTGGGAGGCAGTCGCCGACCAGGCCGGGATCGCCGCTTCAATCAAATGGCCGAACGACCTGTTGGTCGATGGCCGCAAGATCTCCGGCATTCTTGCCGAAGCCCACACCGATCCGGCCGGCGAATTGGATTTCGTCGTGCTCGGTTTCGGTCTCAACCTGGCCATAGCCGAGGCGGATTTCCCCGAAGACATTCGGAGCACGGCAATCTCACTTTCGACTTTGGCCAGGCGTCCGATTGAGCCGCTGCAGATCCTCGGCGGTTTTCTCGATGCGCTCGCAGTGTGGTTGCCGCTGTGGGAAAGCGTCGGCGTGTCGGCATTCGCCAGCACCTGGACGCGCCATGCGGAAAGCCTTGGCCAGATCGTCCGGCTCATCGACGGCGATGAACCGATCATGGCCCGATTGCTCGGCCTCGCGGACGACGGGGCTCTGCGCATCCAAGACGAGACGGGCACGATCCGCCTCGTTCACTCCGGCGAAATCGCCACGGGCATCCCCGTTGGCCGGGGGCTCGACCAAATCTCCAAGAACCTCACGGGTGTACTCACATGA
- the madB gene encoding Na+-transporting malonate decarboxylase, carboxybiotin decarboxylase subunit, whose amino-acid sequence MLQQLFTVFPGIATMFLQEPSIAFARVFLIVAGFFLAVLGFKRTLEPLIMVPMGVAMMCVNAGVMFLEGNHIGTLMLDPMITDPVKLVNDMQIYFLQPVYNFTFSNSLVACMLFFGIGSMSDISFILVRPWAVMTCAIFAEMGTFVTLVIGYYAGLTPGEAAAVGTIGGADGPMVLFASLMMAKHLFVPISVIAYLYLSLTYAGYPYLMKAMVPKKYRGLEVELEFPDVSQKAKFVFTIVSAALLCLLLPVASPLILSFFLGIAIKEAEIEVYQDLLEKTVTYMSTLMLGLVLGVLCEASTLLDSRVLILLVLGITALLVSGIGGLLGGWVVYFLSKKPFNPLVGIAGISCVPTTAKLAQKIAGAENPYAMIFPVAMGASICGVIVSAIAVGIFASTITLVAAH is encoded by the coding sequence ATGCTACAGCAACTCTTCACGGTCTTTCCGGGCATCGCCACGATGTTCTTGCAGGAACCGTCGATCGCCTTCGCCCGCGTCTTCCTGATCGTCGCCGGCTTCTTTCTCGCCGTGCTTGGGTTCAAGCGTACGCTCGAGCCGCTGATCATGGTGCCGATGGGCGTCGCGATGATGTGCGTCAACGCCGGCGTGATGTTCCTCGAGGGCAATCACATCGGCACCTTGATGCTCGATCCGATGATTACGGATCCCGTCAAACTGGTCAACGACATGCAGATCTACTTCCTGCAGCCAGTTTACAACTTCACCTTCTCCAATTCGCTGGTCGCCTGCATGCTGTTCTTCGGCATCGGGTCGATGTCGGACATCTCCTTCATTCTGGTTCGTCCCTGGGCGGTGATGACCTGCGCGATCTTCGCCGAGATGGGCACCTTCGTGACGCTGGTGATCGGCTATTACGCCGGCTTGACGCCCGGTGAAGCAGCGGCGGTCGGCACGATCGGCGGCGCCGATGGCCCGATGGTGCTGTTCGCCTCGCTGATGATGGCCAAGCACCTGTTCGTGCCGATCTCGGTCATCGCCTATCTGTATCTGTCGCTGACCTATGCCGGCTATCCCTATCTGATGAAGGCGATGGTGCCGAAGAAGTATCGCGGCTTGGAAGTCGAACTGGAATTCCCGGACGTTTCGCAGAAGGCGAAGTTCGTGTTCACCATCGTCTCCGCCGCGCTGCTCTGCCTGCTGCTGCCGGTCGCATCGCCGCTGATCCTGTCCTTCTTCCTCGGCATCGCCATCAAGGAAGCCGAGATCGAAGTCTACCAGGATCTGCTCGAGAAGACCGTCACCTATATGTCGACGCTGATGCTCGGCCTGGTGCTCGGCGTGCTCTGCGAAGCCTCGACCCTGCTCGACAGCCGTGTGCTGATCCTGCTGGTGCTCGGCATCACCGCGCTGCTGGTCTCCGGCATCGGCGGTCTGCTCGGCGGCTGGGTGGTGTATTTCCTCAGCAAGAAGCCGTTCAACCCGCTGGTTGGCATCGCCGGCATCTCCTGCGTGCCCACCACCGCCAAGCTCGCCCAGAAGATCGCCGGCGCAGAGAACCCCTACGCAATGATCTTCCCGGTTGCGATGGGCGCCAGCATCTGCGGCGTGATCGTCTCTGCTATCGCCGTCGGCATCTTCGCCTCCACCATCACCCTGGTTGCCGCGCACTAA
- the mdcB gene encoding triphosphoribosyl-dephospho-CoA synthase MdcB, with the protein MDCSPIRTADLTPYFADGIAPKAWTIGSACLSGILLEVSAHPKPGLVTPRSMGAHADMDQQTFMLTSAAIAPCFHRCAAIGLTHGGEAAAVLPPVRAVGRDYDVLLMAASNGVNTQRGALFALGITAAAAGRAHHHNSAPTSTQIFAEAAAITAGLVQRELIDRQANPTTAGELLHARHGTRGIRGEVEDGFPTVAKYGLPTLRSTIEAGHGLNRALVHTLICLIAEAEDTTVLWRGGPDALTFVREGASRIRDLGGALTPRGLAELHAFDTDCIARRISAGGAADLLAVTIAVHLIEHGSFPVSATAGFETLHANGDQQ; encoded by the coding sequence ATGGACTGCTCGCCAATACGCACCGCTGATCTCACGCCCTATTTCGCCGACGGCATCGCGCCGAAGGCCTGGACCATCGGGTCCGCTTGCCTCAGCGGCATCCTGCTTGAAGTTTCCGCCCATCCGAAGCCGGGTCTGGTGACGCCGCGCTCGATGGGCGCTCACGCCGACATGGATCAGCAGACCTTCATGCTGACCTCGGCGGCGATCGCTCCGTGTTTTCATCGCTGTGCCGCCATTGGCCTCACGCATGGCGGCGAGGCCGCTGCGGTGTTGCCGCCGGTGCGCGCGGTCGGCCGCGACTACGACGTGCTGTTGATGGCGGCTTCGAACGGCGTCAATACGCAGCGCGGCGCGCTGTTCGCGCTTGGTATCACCGCCGCCGCCGCGGGGCGGGCGCATCACCACAATTCAGCGCCGACATCGACGCAGATTTTCGCCGAAGCCGCTGCCATCACCGCCGGACTGGTGCAGCGCGAACTGATCGATCGGCAGGCCAATCCGACCACGGCCGGGGAGTTGCTGCATGCGCGTCACGGCACGCGCGGCATTCGCGGCGAAGTCGAAGACGGATTTCCGACCGTTGCGAAATATGGCTTGCCGACCTTGCGGTCGACGATCGAGGCCGGACACGGCCTCAATCGGGCCCTGGTCCACACCCTGATCTGCCTGATCGCGGAAGCCGAAGACACCACGGTGCTTTGGCGCGGCGGTCCCGACGCGCTCACTTTCGTTCGCGAAGGCGCCAGTCGGATCCGCGACCTCGGCGGCGCGCTGACGCCGCGTGGCCTGGCCGAACTCCACGCCTTCGACACCGATTGCATCGCCCGTCGCATCAGCGCAGGCGGCGCCGCGGATCTGCTCGCAGTCACCATCGCCGTCCACCTCATCGAGCACGGATCGTTTCCGGTCTCGGCGACGGCCGGCTTCGAAACCCTTCATGCCAACGGAGACCAACAATGA
- the mdcA gene encoding malonate decarboxylase subunit alpha — translation MKTERKWDKLAVDTRQRMEAAAKYIGPGKQVKKEDTVALLKAVIRSFDRVNIEGNNQKQADFLADSLLQVDPSEINNLHMVQSCVPLPVHLDMFEKGIAKKLDFAFGGPQAGRVAKFISEGKIELGAIHTYLELFGRYFLDLTPRVSLICAYEADREGNLYTGFNTEDTPVIVEATKFRQGIVIAQVNKIVDKLPRVDIPADWVDAVIESPKEFFIEPLFTRDPGLITDNHILLAMMALKGIYGEYKVKRLNHGIGFLTSAIELILPTYGEELGLKGECCTHMVLNPHPTMIPAIEAGWVDTIHCFGGELGMEDYVRARSDVFFTGPDGSLRSNRAFAQTAGHYALDMFIGGTLQIDKFGNSSTATANRVAGFGGAPNMGCDPKGRRHVTESWLKCGQEVPNMHDLIGDMPRGKRLVVQGLETFGEGRAPSFVDKLDAWKLAENAKLDLPPVMIYGDDVTHIVTEEGIAYLNRAPNMEVRMAAIRAVAGFTEVGIKEDPAETKKLREAKIFQTPEDIGVDRSRANRDLLAARSMRDLVDISGGLYNPPTRFRNW, via the coding sequence ATGAAGACTGAACGGAAGTGGGATAAGCTGGCCGTCGATACGCGCCAGCGCATGGAGGCCGCGGCCAAATATATCGGTCCTGGCAAACAGGTGAAGAAGGAAGACACGGTTGCGCTGCTGAAGGCCGTCATCCGCTCCTTCGACCGCGTCAATATCGAGGGCAACAACCAGAAGCAGGCCGATTTTCTCGCCGACAGCCTGTTGCAGGTCGATCCCAGCGAAATCAACAATCTGCATATGGTGCAGTCCTGCGTGCCGTTGCCGGTGCATCTCGACATGTTCGAGAAGGGCATCGCCAAAAAGCTTGATTTCGCCTTCGGCGGCCCGCAGGCCGGGCGCGTCGCCAAGTTCATCAGCGAGGGCAAGATCGAGCTCGGTGCGATTCATACCTATCTCGAATTGTTCGGCCGCTACTTCCTCGATCTGACGCCGCGGGTGTCGCTGATCTGCGCCTATGAGGCCGACCGCGAGGGCAACCTCTATACCGGCTTCAACACCGAAGACACGCCGGTCATCGTCGAGGCGACCAAGTTCCGCCAGGGCATCGTCATCGCCCAGGTCAACAAGATCGTCGACAAGCTGCCGCGCGTGGATATTCCGGCTGATTGGGTCGACGCGGTGATCGAAAGCCCGAAGGAGTTCTTCATCGAGCCGCTGTTTACCCGCGATCCCGGCCTGATCACCGACAACCACATCCTGCTGGCGATGATGGCGCTGAAGGGCATCTATGGCGAATACAAGGTCAAGCGCCTCAACCATGGCATCGGCTTCTTGACGTCGGCGATCGAACTGATCCTGCCGACCTATGGCGAGGAACTCGGCCTCAAGGGCGAGTGCTGCACCCACATGGTGCTGAACCCGCATCCGACCATGATTCCCGCGATCGAGGCCGGCTGGGTCGACACCATCCATTGCTTCGGCGGTGAACTCGGCATGGAAGATTATGTCCGGGCTCGCTCCGACGTGTTCTTCACCGGACCTGACGGTTCGCTACGCTCGAACCGTGCCTTCGCGCAGACCGCGGGTCACTACGCCCTCGACATGTTCATCGGCGGCACCTTGCAGATCGACAAGTTCGGCAATTCGTCGACCGCCACCGCCAACCGCGTCGCCGGCTTCGGCGGCGCGCCGAACATGGGCTGCGATCCCAAGGGTCGTCGTCACGTCACCGAGAGTTGGCTGAAATGCGGTCAGGAAGTACCGAACATGCACGACCTGATTGGCGACATGCCGCGCGGCAAGCGTCTTGTCGTACAGGGCCTCGAAACCTTCGGCGAGGGACGGGCGCCCAGCTTCGTCGACAAGCTGGATGCCTGGAAGCTGGCCGAGAACGCCAAGCTCGATCTGCCGCCGGTGATGATCTACGGCGACGATGTCACCCACATCGTGACCGAGGAGGGCATCGCCTACCTCAACCGCGCGCCGAACATGGAGGTCCGTATGGCCGCCATTCGCGCCGTGGCGGGTTTCACCGAGGTCGGCATCAAGGAAGACCCGGCGGAAACCAAGAAGCTGCGCGAAGCCAAGATCTTCCAGACGCCGGAAGATATCGGCGTCGATCGTTCGCGCGCCAACCGCGATCTGCTGGCCGCGCGCTCGATGCGCGACCTCGTTGATATTTCCGGTGGGCTCTACAACCCGCCAACTCGTTTCCGCAACTGGTGA
- a CDS encoding NuoB/complex I 20 kDa subunit family protein has translation MQTTEARMELAGYQPSFSDVNHLLADRGFFVTSTDAMITWARTGSMYWVTFGLACCAIEMMQVMMPRYDLERFGCFPRGSPRQSDLMIVAGTLTNKMAPALRKIYDQMPEPRYVISMGSCANGGGYYHYSYSVVRGCDRIVPVDIYVPGCPPTAEALLYGVMLLQKKIRRTGTIER, from the coding sequence ATGCAGACGACAGAGGCAAGGATGGAATTGGCCGGATATCAGCCGTCGTTTTCGGACGTCAACCACCTGCTTGCCGACAGAGGGTTTTTCGTTACCTCGACAGACGCGATGATCACATGGGCGCGGACGGGGTCGATGTATTGGGTGACCTTCGGGCTTGCTTGCTGCGCAATCGAGATGATGCAGGTCATGATGCCGCGCTACGATCTCGAGCGGTTCGGTTGTTTTCCCCGCGGATCGCCTCGGCAGAGCGATCTGATGATCGTCGCGGGCACGCTGACCAACAAGATGGCTCCTGCACTGCGTAAGATCTATGATCAGATGCCGGAGCCGCGCTATGTGATCTCGATGGGATCGTGCGCCAATGGCGGCGGCTATTATCACTATTCCTATTCTGTGGTGCGGGGCTGCGACCGTATCGTGCCGGTCGACATCTACGTGCCCGGCTGTCCGCCGACGGCGGAAGCTCTGCTCTACGGGGTGATGCTGCTGCAGAAGAAGATCAGACGCACCGGCACGATCGAGCGTTGA
- the mdcC gene encoding malonate decarboxylase acyl carrier protein: MALQTIEFEINGTGTPRRVTSSVHYGVVGSGDLEVLLSPSDKAGKLSVRVVTPVKGFDDLWRRVISHFAAETGLTDAQIEINDNNASPAVVALRLRQALAELPA, translated from the coding sequence ATGGCTCTTCAAACGATCGAATTCGAAATCAATGGAACGGGGACGCCCAGGCGCGTCACCAGTTCGGTGCACTATGGCGTCGTCGGCTCCGGCGACCTCGAGGTTCTGCTCTCGCCGTCCGACAAGGCCGGCAAGCTGTCGGTGCGCGTCGTCACGCCCGTCAAGGGCTTCGACGATCTGTGGCGCAGGGTGATCAGTCATTTTGCGGCCGAGACCGGTCTGACCGATGCGCAGATCGAGATCAACGACAACAACGCCTCGCCTGCCGTGGTCGCTTTGCGGCTTCGCCAGGCGCTTGCCGAATTACCGGCCTGA
- the mdcE gene encoding biotin-independent malonate decarboxylase subunit gamma: MDTLLGKGREAVDLIVDPNSFAQDKVGSLAFTDATFGPGAVVGEAKLDGQLVTVIASDAEAFNEKFPVVYSGIIGMEEGYKMAQAVYASLAADAAKKPEQKRAIILVVDTPGNGPGKVEEIFGMNKATGAYQLALAEARLAGHPIVAMVVGRAISGAFLCHGLQADRILSLDAKFQTMIHVMPITSVSRIIKKDIEVLEELAKSNPVFAAGPTFFYQLGGVEELVSEIPAMREAIIKQVAEIRKAKAEGLNAVGPRGRGKLGQERGGRKVRPEVLARLNAEFAAVQARFRPQAN, from the coding sequence ATGGACACACTATTAGGAAAAGGCCGGGAGGCGGTCGATCTGATCGTCGATCCCAACAGCTTCGCGCAGGACAAGGTCGGCTCGCTCGCCTTCACCGATGCGACCTTCGGGCCGGGCGCGGTGGTCGGCGAGGCCAAGCTCGACGGCCAGCTAGTGACGGTGATCGCGTCGGACGCGGAAGCTTTCAACGAAAAATTCCCGGTGGTTTATTCCGGCATCATCGGCATGGAGGAGGGTTACAAGATGGCGCAGGCCGTCTATGCGAGCCTCGCCGCCGACGCGGCCAAGAAGCCGGAGCAGAAGCGGGCGATCATCCTGGTCGTCGACACCCCCGGCAACGGCCCGGGCAAGGTCGAAGAGATCTTCGGCATGAACAAGGCGACCGGGGCCTATCAGTTGGCCCTCGCGGAAGCCCGGCTCGCCGGACATCCGATCGTCGCCATGGTGGTCGGTCGCGCGATTTCCGGGGCCTTCCTATGCCATGGGTTGCAGGCCGATCGGATCCTGTCGTTGGATGCAAAATTCCAAACCATGATCCACGTCATGCCGATCACGTCGGTTTCGCGTATCATCAAGAAGGACATCGAAGTGCTCGAGGAGTTGGCCAAGAGCAACCCGGTGTTCGCCGCAGGCCCGACCTTCTTCTACCAACTCGGCGGTGTCGAGGAATTGGTCTCGGAGATCCCGGCGATGCGCGAGGCGATCATCAAGCAGGTCGCCGAAATCCGGAAAGCCAAGGCTGAAGGACTGAACGCCGTGGGCCCGCGTGGCCGCGGCAAGCTCGGTCAGGAGCGTGGCGGCCGCAAGGTTCGTCCCGAGGTCCTGGCCCGGTTGAACGCCGAGTTCGCGGCGGTGCAGGCCAGATTCCGGCCGCAGGCGAACTAA